One window of Trinickia caryophylli genomic DNA carries:
- a CDS encoding TauD/TfdA family dioxygenase, translating into MSLTRAVPFREQALEHNGSRVAVIEALDGSPLDESLAALRACIEAALPRYGGALLRGFEPAGVGGFDRFVSHFGRPLDYEFGSTPRSRIENRVYSSTEYPADQWIDQHNEQSYTRRWPARIWFYSDIAAERGGATPVADSRLVYERLSPSLRRRFAQRGVMYVRNYGNGLDVPWQQVFGTNERADVDRYCRAHGIDHEWLDDGEALRTREICQSELDHPATGERVWFNQAHLFHSSNLPGPLCEALLEVVDEDRLPRNTCFGDGTPIEASMLDEIRGVYRETMLSFPWRSGDLMVLDNVLMSHGRAPYEGKRRVLVAMTGESGTAAGPALAASAATNR; encoded by the coding sequence ATGTCATTGACCCGCGCCGTCCCGTTCAGGGAGCAGGCGCTGGAACACAACGGCAGCCGGGTGGCCGTGATCGAAGCCCTGGACGGCAGCCCGCTCGACGAAAGCCTTGCCGCCTTGCGCGCGTGCATCGAGGCGGCACTGCCCCGCTACGGCGGCGCATTGCTGCGCGGCTTCGAGCCGGCAGGCGTGGGCGGCTTCGACCGCTTCGTCTCGCATTTCGGTCGTCCCCTGGATTACGAATTCGGCTCCACGCCGCGAAGCCGCATCGAGAACCGTGTTTACTCGTCGACGGAATACCCCGCCGACCAGTGGATCGACCAGCATAACGAGCAGTCCTACACGCGCCGTTGGCCCGCCCGGATCTGGTTTTACAGCGATATCGCGGCGGAGCGCGGCGGCGCGACGCCGGTGGCGGACAGCCGGCTCGTCTACGAGCGGCTTTCGCCGTCGCTGCGCCGGCGGTTCGCGCAACGCGGCGTGATGTACGTGCGCAACTACGGCAATGGTCTCGATGTGCCGTGGCAACAGGTATTCGGTACGAACGAGCGCGCCGATGTGGACCGCTACTGCCGCGCGCACGGCATCGACCATGAATGGCTCGACGATGGCGAAGCGCTGCGCACGCGCGAGATCTGCCAGTCCGAGCTGGATCACCCCGCGACCGGCGAGCGCGTCTGGTTCAACCAGGCGCATCTCTTTCACTCCTCGAATCTGCCAGGCCCGCTGTGCGAGGCGCTGTTGGAAGTCGTGGACGAAGACCGTCTGCCGCGCAATACCTGCTTCGGCGATGGCACGCCGATCGAGGCTTCGATGCTCGACGAGATTCGCGGCGTTTATCGCGAAACGATGCTCTCGTTTCCGTGGCGCTCCGGCGATCTGATGGTGCTCGACAACGTGCTCATGTCGCACGGCCGCGCGCCGTACGAGGGCAAGCGCCGCGTGCTCGTCGCGATGACGGGCGAGTCGGGCACCGCCGCCGGGCCTGCGTTGGCCGCATCGGCGGCGACGAACCGATAG
- a CDS encoding cupin domain-containing protein has product MITHSASLPLFDFSPYDGKSEHYVSLVKEFAAAAPFRSATVDELVLDDDFHRRPLRPEDFEFLRFMKPVRPHNVSRLPALASGRTLMSIYELDIACAPAGTGPDAWQRFALFHAEHTRVLGARIAPFLEAYAFEYLTKDVDTNERAEAASARLAAIVDTELAFWNETFARLVANDYLEEGLRFIMVQRWSLAVSKRRALARAAASGFFDFLPPLERPTLHTDTPGDALLERVAAMAGVTGRQHAYWQFYLPTSVAKCNLLYALGRRPDRAFGLVGAAFGAQAEWLAFGLALERACPHLQPAGRAPGDAEALKSALVARCTTALWRLAEHVGAAAYGQSVQGIVAAERLAERARWDLGEQLRWLSSIRHYVAFAHRISSRIDAEYPDIDRETFVEPMEMCSTTHVHNDHRLVTIEAGDMLFWGNVGMRLEMHVGDKVLIPDGRLHGSTVTSSECTYHQPIIPNEWVDALVAELDQAATA; this is encoded by the coding sequence ATGATCACGCATTCAGCTTCGCTTCCGCTTTTCGACTTCTCGCCGTACGACGGCAAAAGCGAGCATTACGTCTCGCTCGTCAAGGAATTTGCCGCAGCCGCGCCGTTTCGCAGCGCGACGGTCGACGAACTCGTGCTCGACGACGATTTTCACCGCCGGCCGCTGCGTCCGGAGGATTTCGAATTCCTCAGGTTCATGAAGCCCGTGCGCCCGCACAACGTGAGCCGGTTGCCCGCGCTCGCCTCGGGGCGCACGCTGATGTCGATCTACGAGCTCGATATTGCCTGTGCGCCGGCAGGAACCGGTCCCGACGCATGGCAGCGTTTCGCGCTGTTTCACGCCGAGCACACGCGCGTGCTCGGCGCCCGGATCGCGCCGTTTCTCGAGGCCTATGCGTTCGAGTACCTGACGAAAGATGTCGATACGAACGAACGGGCCGAGGCCGCGAGCGCACGGCTTGCCGCTATCGTCGACACCGAACTGGCTTTCTGGAACGAAACGTTCGCGCGCCTCGTCGCCAACGACTACCTCGAGGAAGGGCTGCGCTTCATCATGGTGCAGCGGTGGTCGCTCGCGGTTTCGAAGCGGCGCGCACTGGCGCGCGCGGCGGCGAGCGGCTTTTTCGATTTTCTGCCCCCGCTGGAGCGTCCCACGCTGCATACCGACACACCCGGCGATGCGTTACTCGAACGGGTGGCGGCGATGGCCGGCGTGACTGGGCGTCAGCACGCGTACTGGCAGTTCTATCTGCCTACGAGCGTGGCGAAGTGCAATCTGCTCTATGCACTCGGGCGGCGTCCCGATCGTGCGTTCGGGCTCGTGGGCGCCGCGTTCGGCGCGCAGGCCGAATGGCTCGCGTTCGGCCTCGCGCTCGAGCGCGCCTGCCCGCATCTGCAGCCGGCTGGCCGGGCACCCGGCGATGCCGAGGCGTTGAAGAGCGCGCTCGTCGCGCGCTGCACGACAGCGCTGTGGCGGCTGGCCGAGCATGTCGGTGCAGCCGCGTATGGGCAGAGCGTGCAGGGCATCGTCGCGGCCGAGCGCCTCGCGGAGCGAGCGCGCTGGGACCTCGGCGAGCAACTGCGGTGGCTCTCGTCGATTCGCCATTATGTCGCGTTCGCGCATCGCATCAGCTCGCGCATCGATGCCGAATATCCCGACATCGACCGCGAGACGTTCGTCGAGCCGATGGAGATGTGTTCGACGACACACGTGCACAACGATCATCGCCTGGTGACGATCGAGGCGGGCGACATGCTCTTTTGGGGCAATGTCGGCATGCGGCTCGAGATGCACGTGGGCGACAAGGTGTTGATCCCCGATGGCCGTCTGCACGGTTCGACCGTGACTTCGTCGGAGTGTACGTATCATCAGCCGATCATCCCGAACGAATGGGTGGACGCGCTCGTTGCCGAGCTCGATCAGGCGGCGACAGCCTGA
- a CDS encoding ATP-binding cassette domain-containing protein produces MNANPFVVPAQQTFGDPMYELSGVSFAAGDRVLLHPLTMTLPASRVCGLIGHNGSGKSTLLKLLARQQAASSGSLSFEGRPLDEWDNRAFARRVAYLPQQQPGANGMTVRELVALGRYPWHGALGRFTDDDRAKVEEAMALTDMARFPDLPVDNLSGGERQRAWIAMLVAQDSQCLLLDEPISALDIAHQIEVLALVRDLSRQRGLGVVVVLHDVNMAARFCDDLIALKGGRLLASGPAQDLIEEATLAEIYGVPMGIVAHPRGGAPISFAY; encoded by the coding sequence ATGAACGCGAATCCATTCGTCGTCCCCGCGCAGCAAACCTTCGGCGATCCGATGTACGAACTGAGCGGTGTGTCGTTCGCCGCAGGCGATCGCGTCCTCCTGCATCCGCTCACGATGACGCTGCCCGCCAGCCGCGTGTGCGGCCTCATCGGCCACAACGGCTCCGGGAAGTCGACGTTGCTCAAGCTGCTCGCGCGGCAGCAGGCGGCAAGTTCGGGCTCGCTTTCGTTCGAGGGACGTCCGCTCGACGAGTGGGACAACCGCGCGTTCGCACGGCGGGTGGCCTACCTGCCGCAGCAGCAGCCCGGGGCCAACGGGATGACCGTACGCGAACTCGTCGCGCTGGGCCGCTACCCCTGGCACGGCGCGCTCGGCCGTTTCACGGACGACGATCGGGCGAAGGTGGAAGAGGCGATGGCGCTGACGGACATGGCGCGCTTCCCCGATCTGCCTGTCGATAATCTCTCGGGCGGTGAGCGGCAGCGCGCCTGGATCGCGATGCTCGTCGCGCAGGATAGCCAGTGCCTGCTGCTCGACGAGCCGATCTCGGCACTCGACATCGCCCATCAGATCGAGGTGCTCGCACTCGTGCGCGATCTGAGCCGGCAGCGCGGGCTCGGTGTCGTCGTCGTGCTGCACGACGTCAACATGGCCGCGCGCTTTTGCGACGACCTCATCGCGCTCAAGGGCGGCAGGCTGCTCGCGAGCGGGCCCGCGCAGGATCTCATCGAAGAAGCGACGCTCGCCGAGATCTACGGCGTGCCGATGGGCATCGTCGCGCACCCGCGCGGCGGCGCGCCCATCAGCTTCGCCTACTGA
- a CDS encoding cyclic peptide export ABC transporter, giving the protein MSLLLHLVRKSRWALAAALAASVAGGLGNAALLALVNQALGASADALARLGWQFLAVGVVVLAMRTLAQSLFMWLGQKAKATLRMRTIRRIGEASYPHLEKQGAAKSLAVLTQDLDTIVVFFVSLPALAMQSAVIVGCLIYLGYLSWPILAVAVVSIVLGMAGFRYAHTRAMFHLRTSRKREDDLVKHFRALFDGAKELKLHRERKRAFIENKLETNVEAVRVQRTRGYMLYAAASSWGNFILFAFIGLTLFVFARYIQVDPHVMSGYAIVFVYMIMPIEAVLSAIPNLSSARVALERIEQVNAELPPEKTLEPATVHAFSTIALEGATHRYFREKENEVFTLGPIDLSFRPGEVVFLIGGNGSGKTTLAKMLVGLYAPESGRVLLDGKPVDEAHRDRYRQQFSVVFSDFFLFDDLLGLPSTGLDALAQQLLVELHLDHKVSVKDGVFSTLALSQGQRKRLALLVAYLEDRPFYVFDEWAADQDPLFKDVFYRRLLPELKAKGKTVLVITHDDRYFSLADRFVKLDFGHIVEEGPGAAIAHAAPASRGAGTPHLGISAS; this is encoded by the coding sequence ATGTCCTTACTTTTGCATCTGGTAAGAAAATCTCGTTGGGCCTTGGCCGCCGCGCTCGCAGCGAGTGTCGCCGGCGGCCTCGGTAACGCGGCGCTGCTTGCGCTCGTGAATCAGGCGCTCGGCGCGTCGGCCGACGCGCTCGCGCGACTCGGCTGGCAGTTCCTTGCGGTGGGCGTCGTCGTGCTCGCGATGCGCACGCTGGCCCAGTCGCTTTTCATGTGGCTCGGCCAGAAGGCGAAAGCGACGCTGCGCATGCGCACGATCCGGCGTATCGGCGAGGCGTCGTATCCGCACCTGGAGAAGCAGGGCGCGGCGAAGTCGCTCGCGGTGCTCACGCAGGACCTCGACACGATCGTCGTGTTCTTCGTGAGCCTGCCCGCGCTGGCGATGCAAAGCGCCGTGATCGTCGGCTGCCTCATCTATCTCGGCTATCTGTCGTGGCCGATCCTGGCCGTGGCCGTCGTCTCGATCGTGCTCGGCATGGCCGGCTTTCGCTATGCGCATACGCGCGCGATGTTTCATCTGCGCACCTCGCGCAAGCGCGAGGACGATCTCGTCAAGCACTTCCGCGCGCTTTTCGACGGCGCGAAGGAGCTCAAGCTGCATCGCGAGCGCAAGCGGGCGTTCATCGAGAACAAGCTCGAGACCAATGTCGAAGCGGTCCGCGTTCAGCGCACGCGCGGGTACATGCTCTATGCGGCGGCCTCGAGCTGGGGCAATTTCATTCTGTTTGCGTTCATCGGCCTCACGCTTTTCGTGTTCGCGCGCTACATCCAGGTCGACCCGCACGTGATGTCGGGCTACGCGATCGTGTTCGTCTATATGATCATGCCGATCGAGGCCGTGCTATCGGCCATCCCGAACCTCAGTTCCGCGCGCGTCGCGCTCGAGCGTATCGAGCAGGTCAACGCGGAGCTGCCGCCCGAGAAGACGCTCGAACCCGCTACCGTCCACGCGTTTTCGACGATCGCGCTCGAAGGCGCCACGCACCGGTACTTCCGCGAAAAGGAAAACGAGGTCTTCACGCTCGGGCCGATCGACCTGAGCTTCCGGCCCGGCGAGGTGGTTTTTCTCATCGGTGGCAACGGCAGCGGCAAGACGACGCTCGCCAAGATGCTCGTCGGCCTCTACGCGCCGGAAAGCGGCCGCGTGTTGCTGGACGGCAAGCCGGTGGACGAAGCGCATCGCGATCGCTACCGTCAGCAGTTTTCAGTCGTGTTCAGCGATTTCTTCCTGTTCGACGACCTGCTGGGGCTGCCTTCAACCGGCCTCGATGCGCTTGCGCAGCAGCTGCTCGTCGAATTGCATCTCGACCACAAGGTCAGCGTCAAGGACGGCGTTTTCTCCACGCTGGCGCTTTCGCAGGGCCAGCGCAAACGGCTTGCGCTGCTCGTGGCATACCTCGAAGACCGGCCTTTTTACGTCTTCGACGAATGGGCGGCCGACCAGGATCCGCTTTTCAAGGACGTGTTCTATCGGCGCCTGCTGCCTGAACTGAAGGCGAAGGGCAAAACAGTCCTCGTCATCACGCACGACGACCGCTATTTCTCGCTCGCCGACCGCTTCGTCAAGCTCGATTTCGGCCATATCGTCGAAGAAGGGCCGGGCGCCGCCATCGCGCATGCGGCGCCCGCATCCCGCGGCGCGGGCACTCCCCACCTCGGAATCTCCGCATCATGA
- a CDS encoding YqcI/YcgG family protein gives MEAGNGGMFGEPSGGSAKGRPFVADNWRSRVIEGHATGPAASIPEWLAASYATLRTHVLDPAYPCFFGTMAERRGEMFYSFVNGKDTRGLPATMQTFAALASQPQYRRNNLAVFFEPDAVPLAHDEYRAFFWRILQQLHDVDPDPQADEQPEPSDEAWEFSYSGVQMFVVCACPSFRARHSRNLGPGMVLLFQPRSVFVDTITNKVIGREARIEVRKRLDTWDDIPAHPDLGFYGDPGNLEWKQYFLDDANMPAGDRCPFLKRKGRMQTEASVQGAAQAVPPSAGAPRTRFEEPHFAHERGREHGHPSERAQALAPHAGEGGA, from the coding sequence ATGGAAGCAGGCAATGGAGGCATGTTCGGCGAGCCCTCGGGCGGCAGCGCGAAGGGCCGGCCGTTCGTGGCGGACAACTGGCGCAGCCGTGTCATCGAGGGGCATGCGACCGGTCCGGCCGCATCGATTCCCGAGTGGCTGGCCGCATCGTATGCGACGTTGCGCACGCACGTGCTCGATCCGGCGTATCCGTGCTTTTTCGGCACGATGGCCGAGCGGCGCGGCGAAATGTTCTACTCGTTCGTAAACGGCAAGGACACGCGCGGTCTCCCGGCAACGATGCAAACCTTCGCTGCGCTCGCGTCGCAGCCGCAGTACCGCAGAAACAATCTGGCTGTCTTCTTCGAGCCCGATGCGGTGCCCCTCGCGCACGACGAATACCGCGCGTTTTTCTGGCGGATACTGCAGCAGTTGCACGACGTGGACCCGGATCCTCAGGCCGACGAGCAGCCGGAACCCTCCGACGAGGCTTGGGAGTTCTCGTACTCGGGCGTGCAAATGTTCGTCGTGTGCGCATGTCCCTCGTTTCGTGCCCGGCACAGTCGCAACCTCGGGCCCGGCATGGTGCTGCTCTTTCAGCCGCGTTCCGTCTTCGTCGATACGATCACGAACAAGGTCATCGGCCGCGAGGCGCGCATCGAAGTGCGCAAGCGCCTCGATACCTGGGACGACATTCCCGCGCACCCCGATCTGGGTTTTTACGGCGATCCGGGCAATCTCGAATGGAAGCAGTATTTTCTCGACGACGCGAACATGCCCGCGGGCGATCGGTGTCCCTTTCTCAAGCGAAAGGGGCGGATGCAGACCGAAGCGTCAGTGCAAGGCGCGGCCCAGGCGGTGCCGCCATCTGCTGGCGCGCCGCGCACGCGCTTCGAAGAACCGCATTTTGCGCACGAGCGGGGTCGCGAACACGGACACCCGTCCGAGCGGGCGCAGGCGCTTGCGCCGCACGCCGGCGAAGGGGGCGCATGA